CGTATATGAATGACCAGAACGAAACACCCATATACGATGCAATGCAGCAGTATATAAAAAACAGGATCGTATCCTTCGATGTGCCTGGGCACAAACAGGGCAAAGGGCACAAGGCTCTGGTGGATGCTTTCGGAGAGAAATGTGTTTCAATGGACCTTAATTCCAGCAAGCCGCTGGATAATCTTACACATCCGACAGGTGTCATACGCCGTGCGGAGGAGCTCGCGGCAGAAGCCTTCCGCGCGAGCCATGCATTTTTGATCCTGAACGGTACGACAGCGGCAGTGCAGAATATGATCTTCTGCAGCTGCAGACAGAACGACAGGATCATAATGCCGCGCAATGTTCATAAAAGCGTGATAAACGCAATGGTTATCTGCGGTGCAATACCGGTGTACGTAAACCCGGGAGTTAATCCTGACTTTGGGATAAGCCTTGGGATGTCTGTGGAAGACGTGAGGCGGGCTATAAGCGAGTATCCGGATGCAAGGGCCGTCTTCATCAACAACCCGACATATTACGGGGTATGCAGCAACCTCAGGGAGATTGTAAAAATCACACATGATGCCGGGATGCTGGCTCTTGTTGATGAAGCACACGGCACACACCTCTATTTCGGTGAAACCCTGCCTGCCGCAGCAATGGATGTCGGTGCTGATATGTCTGCCGTGAGCATCCACAAGACCGGCGGTTCTCTGACACAGAGCTCCATGCTCCTGCTAGGTCCCGACGTGGACGCAGAGGCGATGAGGCAGACGATAAATCTGACACAGACTACCAGCGGAAGCTACCTGCTTATGATCTCACTTGACATAGCAAGGAAGAATCTTTTTCTTAACGGTAAGGAAATTTTTAAAAGAGTATCTGCTCTGAGCAGCTACGCAAGGAATGAGGTAAATAAAATCCCCGGCCTTCATGCGTTCGCTGAGGACATAATAGACGGGGACACGGTATTTGACTTCGACAAAACCAAGCTGAGCATCCACACCCGTGCAATGGGGCTTGCCGGAATAGAGGTCTATGACATACTGCGTGATGAATTCGGAATACAGATAGAGTTTGGTGACATTGGCAACGTTCTCGCGATAATCTCAGTAGGGGACAGGGAGCTCGAGATAGAGAGGCTGCTTGGAGCTTTGTCCGAGATACAGCGCCGTTTCAGCAGAGAGCCTATGAATATGCTTGACCATGAATATATAAATCCCCTTGTCGCCATGTCGCCCCAGAGGGCCTTTTATGCAGACAAGCGCAGTGTGCCCATTGAAAAGAGTCTTGGCCTGATAAGCTCTGAACTCGTTATGGCGTATCCCCCCGGCATCCCCATCCTTGCACCCGGAGAGCGCATAACCGCCGAGATAATCGACTATGTCGCTTACGCAAAAGAAAAAGGATGTGTGATGACAGGTACAAAGGATATGTCAATGAAAAATATTGAAACGGTGGAGGAATGAGCATGGAGCTATGGTATACGGAAGATCACAGTGATAACGTAAAGTTCTCGATAAGGGTGAATAAACAGCTTTATTCGGCAAGGAGCAGCTTTCAGCGCATAGATATTTTTGAGGCGGAGGATTTTGGTCGGTTTCTTACTCTGGACGGGCTGATGATGGTTACGGAAAAAGATGAATTTATATACCATGACATGATCGTCCACGTGCCCATGGCGACAAATCCAAATATAAGCAATGTCCTCGTGATCGGCGCCGGAGACGGTGGTACTGTCCGTGAACTTACAAGGTATGGATCGATCGTAAGCATCGACATGGTCGAGATAGATAAAATGGTTGTGGACGCATGCAGGGAATTTATCCCGCAGACATCGTCAAAGCTTTCGGACCCGAGGGTCACCATCTTCTACGCGGACGGACTCAAGTTTGTCCGCGACAAGGTGGGGAAGTATGATCTGATAATTGTTGACAGCACGGATCCGTTTGGGCCGGGGGAAGGCCTCTTTACTAAGGAGTTCTACGGCAACTGTTACAAGGCCCTGACGAGTGACGGTATCTTAGTCAACCAACATGAATGTCCATATTATGAGAGCTACGCGTTGTCTATGAAGCGAGCTCACAGACGGATAAAAGAACTTTTCCCGATAGCTCGTGTCTACCAGGCTCACATTCCGACCTATCCTTCAGGACACTGGCTCTTTGGTTTTGCCTCGAAGAAGATAGACCCGACAGCCGATTTTGATGCGTCGAGGTGGAATGCTCTGGGACTCAAGACAAAATATTACAACACGGAGCTGCACCTGGGGTGCTTTGCCATTCCAAACTATGTCAGGGAATTGCTAGACGAGGCGGACAATGAGTAGCAGGCAGACCGCATTCATAGCCTGTGAGAGCTCTTATTTGGAGTCTAAGCTTGTAATATTCGGTGCGCCTTTTGACGGGACCTCCAGCTACAGGCCCGGGTCGAGATTTGCCGGAACGGCGATACGCTCAGAATCTTTCGGAATAGAGACATACTCGCCATATCTCGGGAAAGACCTTGGGGATTTTTCAGTCTTCGACGCAGGGGATCTTGATTTGCCGTTCGGGAATGCAGAAGAAGCCCTCGTTCAAATTGAGGATGCTGCTTCCCGCATAATCTCCGACGGCAAGATACCTCTTATGATCGGCGGCGAGCATCTGGTAACACTGGGAGCTGTCAGGGCAACTGTAAAAGAATATCATGATATCGACATCCTCCATTTTGATGCCCACGCGGACCTGCGCGATGAATATCTCGGAGAAAAACTTTCGCACGCAACTGTGATGCGGCGCTGCCACGACTTGGTCGGTGACGGGCACATATTTCAGTTCGGGATACGCTCCATGACAAAAGATGAGGATATATGGGCCGCTGGGCACGTCACTCAGCGAAAATATGACTTTGGGACATTGGAAGAAGTTCTTTGCCGTCTCAGGAGTAAAAAAGTGTATCTGACGATAGACCTTGATGTGCTTGACCCCTCTATATTCCCCGGGACAGGTACTCCGGAGCCGGGGGGCGTTTCTTTCGCCGATCTCATTGCCGCCATTCACAGCACAGGGCTGATTGATATCGTAGGATGCGACGTCAACGAACTGGCTCCGCATTACGACGCAAGCGGGGTATCGACGATAACAGCCTGCAAGGTTATACGGGAGATGATATTGACAATCATGTAAGTATGCGGGATCCGATCTGCAATCTGCATATCAGGCGGAGGGGCTGTTTTTCGCGGAGAGAGTCTTCCATATGTACCATGCAGTGACGACCCATGGAAGAAACGCGATTATTTGAAGCGTTGCCTGAAGGCCTATTAAGTCCGCCAAGATACCGACCGGAGTTGCAAAAAGATTTGCAATGCCCCATGAGACGCCCATGGATAGCGAGCTGGCCGAACTGCGCGATTCAGGGCAGCGCTTCTGTGCCATTGCAGTCGTCACCGGGGCGCTTGCCTCAAGAAGAGCAATGCCTATCATCAGCGTACAGAGAGAAAGCAAACCGGATAAATTAAGGCCTGTTATCAGTAATATAGGGGAGATGCTTACCGATATTATCAGCACCTTCTTATCTCCTACAGTGTCCGCAAGTCTGCCGCCGATAACGCCTGCAATGGTGCTTGCCATAGTTAAGGCGAACAGGGAAAATCCTCCCGCCTTGATCGAACCTCCATTTATAACTATAAGCATGGGCATGAAAAGCTTTATGCTCTGAAACGTGGCGTCCCTGACGCTTGCAATAAATACAACATTTCCGATTTTGCTCAGCAGGTGGCGGATGTTGCATAAGAAGTCCGGTATGCTTCCTTTTTTGTAAGGAATGTCTAAAATTTTATCCTCCTGTATCCCTCCGACCTTTTTCCATAACCAGAGACAGATCAGCAGTATCGGCAAAAGCATGAACGGGAATCCTTTTTTACCAAGCAGAGAGATCATATAGACGACATAAAGAGGTCCTATGGCGCTGCCCAAACTTCCAAATGCTGCGAACATTGAGATGAAGAAGGCCAAGTTTTTTATGCCGGCGGCTGAGCCGGCACGTCCGGTCCCCTGTGGGTGGAACAGCGCAGTGCCCGTGCTTATGCAGCCCACAAAAAGCAGCGCTGCCGCGTAATTCGGAGCCAGCGGCAGCATGCATGCGCCGAAAACACTGAGGCACGGTCCCCATATAGCAAACCAGGGTCTTTTCAGCCTGTCTGCAAAATAACCCGATATTGGCTGTCCAAGGATATTGGTCATGCCGAAGAGCCCGCTCAGAAGACCTGCCTGGCTCATAGACATAGATATGGAATTCACAAGCATAGGTATGATAGTTGGAAGCGAAGTTGAATGAAGGTCGTTCATAAAATGGAGAAATGTGAAGCTTAAAATATTATTCCTGTTCTGCCGCTCAATGTTTGAGCTGTCAATTTTTTCTTGGATATTCGCCATTCTATGTCCTGCTCCTTCATTTTGTGTACAATAATAGTTCCGGATATTATACTCTCTCTATAACTAAACTGGGGTGATGGCGATGAAAGAGATGAGGCCGACGACGGGCAAAGTTATGCTTGCCCTTTTCAATATACTTGGACAGCTCGACGGAAGAAGCTTTCTTGACCTGTTTTCCGGCAGCGGACAGATCGCAGCGGAGGCGGAAGCCCGCAATGCCCGATTCGTCTGCTGCGTGGAATCAGACAGAAAACGATATGCCCGAATAGTTAAAACAGTGCCTGAAGAGGTAAAATGCCTCTGTATGGATGTCAGGCGTGCTGTCTCAAGATTTGTTAAAAATGGCGAGAACTTCGATATAATATTTGCAGATCCGCCCTATAACCTTGGCTGGGGGAAGGAGTTCCCGCATCTTATCGAGTCAAATGATGCCGTCCTTGCCAAGGGTGGCGTGGTTATATTGGAGCGTTCCGACAGAGAAGAGGCAGCTGACCTTGACCCGGTCAAGTGGGAGATGGAAGATCGTGTTTACGGCGGTACGATCCTGACCTTTTACAGACGAAGGGGTGCTTAAGAATGATAAGGGCAGTTTACCCGGGATCCTTTGACCCTATAACCAACGGACATATTTATATTGCAGAAAGGGGCGCCGCGCTTTTCGACGAACTTGTGGTAGCCGTGCTTGTAAATCCGGAGAAACATTCGACGTTCAGCGAGAAAGAACGTCAGATAATGGCGCAGGAGGCCCTTATACATCTTCCGAACGTAAAGGTCAAGTCATTCGACGGGCTGCTTGTGGATTTTATGCGACAGGAGCAGAGCCGGATAATCATAAGGGGCCTGCGTGCTCTCTCTGATTTTGAATATGAGTTCCAGCTCGCTCAGATGAACAGACAGCTTGCTCCCGAAATAGAGACTTTTTTCATAGTAACTGATGCTAAGTACTCATATCTTTCCAGCCGCGGCATAAAGGATGCGTTCCAGTTTGGCGGGTCGGTGAGGGATATGGTGCCGCCGGGCGTATTCCGGCGGCTGCGGGAGCGTATTCCGCCCCGTAACATATAGTTTTATGTTTTTCTTATGATTATTTTGCGGGTATGTTCTTTCCCATACACCCCGGAGGGTATCATCTGCTGCCAGAGTTCGGCACCGAGACATTCATAGTCCATCATTTTCCCAGCGTACTCTGAGATGGAGGCAGCTGCACCGCAGCGCGTTATGACCGGCAGTGTTGCTTTTGTGCGCATCCGGCGGAGAAGCTTCCTGCCGATGTCGTTCATTCCGAGCACTCGTATATACGCCGGGCCGATGCGCTGAAAAGCCCTGTTAGTCCAGTGTTCGAGCCCCAGGAGAAAGTGTATCCCGTGGCGCTGTATCCTTCCGCGGGGGTACCTACGGCTGGAACAGACAGATGACCATTCCTCGAAGGATGTACACCTGAGCGCTGCTTCACGGAGACGGTACTCTATGCCCTCACCTATTTCAGCGCAGCGTGATATTTCTTCTGGCGTTGCCTTTAGGAGCATCGGACGCAGCATGTCCCAGAGTTTTCCGTTGCCGACGCATATCTGTCCTTCTGATACTGCGCTTTTTACTATGGCTGACGAGGCAGGGGGAAGCTGGGCAAGGGCCTCTTCGATCCGTCCTTCTGCCAGTGCTTTGCGCACAGCCGTAGCGCTTGAATATTCAGCTATGTCTTCGTTGTGGTATTTTGCGCCAAGCCTTTGTACATGAACAGGAACCATGTTCCATTTTTTTTGATGAATGCGTACAATATATGCCAGAGCAAGGTTGTTATTCGAGCCGCGCAGCTTTTCTGCGCTTCCGGGGATCATCTCATCAAGCGCCAATGAACGCGCTTCAACGAAAGAATACCCCTTTTTTAAATATTCTTTAAGACAAAACTTGAAAGGTTCCGGCTCTTCGGTTAGAATATCAGCGATTTCATCCATCTGCCAGCCGGGGGATTCAAGCCCGAATGACAAGTGAGTCACTATTCCGGTTGAACCAAGGATGTCAACTGCTGCGTTAGCAAACACCCCTGCGTTGTGAGCCGAGAAGACCAGCGGGAGTTCCATCACAAGATCAGCCCCGGAATCGAGGGCTGCCTCTGTGCGGCTTCGTTTGTTTAGCAGTGCCGGTTCGCCACGCTGTACAAAATCAGATGACAGAACTACGACCACAGCCTCAGCGTCAGATAGTTCTCGAGCTTTTTTTAAATGGTGCAGATGACCGCGGTGCAGCGGATTATATTCGGCAACAATCCCTGTAATGGGTGTATACATATAAATTATTCACCGTCCTCTTTTGTTAAGGATACCATAAAGAGGACTAAATAAATCAGACTAGGGGAGGCAGTCATATTCTTATGAAAATTCTTGTTCTTAACTGCGGCAGTTCATCCTTCAAGTATCAGCTTATCGACATGGATGGAGAGGCCGTTCTTGCAAATGGGCTTGTCGAGAGGATCGGCATAGCGGGGTCCAAGATCAAGCACACAAAAATGGGTAAGAAGCCAGTCTCTAGAAATGTCGATTTCCCGACACACACTACAGCTATCAAATATGTCCTGGATATGCTGGTTGACGCTGAATACGGGGCTCTGCGGAATCTTGATGAGCTGTCCGCAGTAGGGCATCGAGTGGTCCACGGGGGGGAGAAATTCACTGCATCGGTACTTATAACGCCTGAAGTTATTAAGGGGATCGAAGAAGTCATTCATCTCGCACCGCTGCACAACCCCGCAAATCTTCAGGGTATCCGTGCCCTCATGGAGGTACTCCCCGGAGTACCCAATGTTGCAGTTTTTGACACTGCATTCCATCAGACGATGCCTCCCAAGGCGTACATCTATGGGATACCATTCAAATATTACGAAGAAGATAGGGTCCGCCGCTACGGATTTCATGGCACAAGCCACTTTTATGTGGCAAACAGAGCCGCAGAAATACTCGGAAAACAGATCGGATCACTAAAGATTGTTACATGCCATCTGGGAAATGGGAGCTCAATAACGGCTGTAGACGGTGGTAAGTCGGTAGATACAAGTTTTGGCTATGGAACTGCCGAGGGTGTTATCATGGGGACCCGCAGCGGGAACCTTGACCCGTCTGTGATGATATTCCTCATGGAACGGCTTAAGGATCCGAAACTGGTAAACAACGAGGTGCAGAAGAAGAGCGGTCTTCTAGGTATCTCAGGTATTTCAAGCGACCTCCGCGACATCGAAGATGCCGCTGCTAATGGCAATCAACGCGCAAAGCTGGCACAGGATAAACTCATATACGATGTTAAGAAATACATCGGCTCTTATTCTGCTGCGATGGGCGGAATAGATGTCCTTGTATTCACTGCCGGTATAGGAGAGAATGGGGTGGAATTCCGAAAGGAAGTCTGTGAAGGGCTTGAATTTATGGGTATCAAGATAGATTCTGAGAAGAACAACTGCCGCGGCAAGGAAGTCATCTTCAGTACGCCGGATTCACACGTGACCGTAATGGTTGTTCCTACAAATGAAGAGCTGGTAATTGCGCGTGACACAAAGCGCTGTTCCGAAGCGGCGAAATAAAATTCAGTGAAGCCCGAATTTATCGAAGCAGTTCCCCAATATTGGAAATATCGGCTGGTTCTGGCTGCCGTACCTAAGGACGGAACTCCGTTTGAGGACAGCTTCAGCGTTGAGCTTGAACGTCCTTTGTATTACTGGGCCCAGGTCTATACTTTTGCATCGCCGTTGGGCGTGAAGGTTGAAGCCCGTCGAGCTGAAGGAAACCTTTTGATTTCTGTTTCTGTTGA
Above is a window of Synergistaceae bacterium DNA encoding:
- a CDS encoding aminotransferase class I/II-fold pyridoxal phosphate-dependent enzyme, whose amino-acid sequence is MNDQNETPIYDAMQQYIKNRIVSFDVPGHKQGKGHKALVDAFGEKCVSMDLNSSKPLDNLTHPTGVIRRAEELAAEAFRASHAFLILNGTTAAVQNMIFCSCRQNDRIIMPRNVHKSVINAMVICGAIPVYVNPGVNPDFGISLGMSVEDVRRAISEYPDARAVFINNPTYYGVCSNLREIVKITHDAGMLALVDEAHGTHLYFGETLPAAAMDVGADMSAVSIHKTGGSLTQSSMLLLGPDVDAEAMRQTINLTQTTSGSYLLMISLDIARKNLFLNGKEIFKRVSALSSYARNEVNKIPGLHAFAEDIIDGDTVFDFDKTKLSIHTRAMGLAGIEVYDILRDEFGIQIEFGDIGNVLAIISVGDRELEIERLLGALSEIQRRFSREPMNMLDHEYINPLVAMSPQRAFYADKRSVPIEKSLGLISSELVMAYPPGIPILAPGERITAEIIDYVAYAKEKGCVMTGTKDMSMKNIETVEE
- the speE gene encoding polyamine aminopropyltransferase, with amino-acid sequence MELWYTEDHSDNVKFSIRVNKQLYSARSSFQRIDIFEAEDFGRFLTLDGLMMVTEKDEFIYHDMIVHVPMATNPNISNVLVIGAGDGGTVRELTRYGSIVSIDMVEIDKMVVDACREFIPQTSSKLSDPRVTIFYADGLKFVRDKVGKYDLIIVDSTDPFGPGEGLFTKEFYGNCYKALTSDGILVNQHECPYYESYALSMKRAHRRIKELFPIARVYQAHIPTYPSGHWLFGFASKKIDPTADFDASRWNALGLKTKYYNTELHLGCFAIPNYVRELLDEADNE
- the speB gene encoding agmatinase, encoding MSSRQTAFIACESSYLESKLVIFGAPFDGTSSYRPGSRFAGTAIRSESFGIETYSPYLGKDLGDFSVFDAGDLDLPFGNAEEALVQIEDAASRIISDGKIPLMIGGEHLVTLGAVRATVKEYHDIDILHFDAHADLRDEYLGEKLSHATVMRRCHDLVGDGHIFQFGIRSMTKDEDIWAAGHVTQRKYDFGTLEEVLCRLRSKKVYLTIDLDVLDPSIFPGTGTPEPGGVSFADLIAAIHSTGLIDIVGCDVNELAPHYDASGVSTITACKVIREMILTIM
- a CDS encoding MFS transporter, yielding MANIQEKIDSSNIERQNRNNILSFTFLHFMNDLHSTSLPTIIPMLVNSISMSMSQAGLLSGLFGMTNILGQPISGYFADRLKRPWFAIWGPCLSVFGACMLPLAPNYAAALLFVGCISTGTALFHPQGTGRAGSAAGIKNLAFFISMFAAFGSLGSAIGPLYVVYMISLLGKKGFPFMLLPILLICLWLWKKVGGIQEDKILDIPYKKGSIPDFLCNIRHLLSKIGNVVFIASVRDATFQSIKLFMPMLIVINGGSIKAGGFSLFALTMASTIAGVIGGRLADTVGDKKVLIISVSISPILLITGLNLSGLLSLCTLMIGIALLEASAPVTTAMAQKRCPESRSSASSLSMGVSWGIANLFATPVGILADLIGLQATLQIIAFLPWVVTAWYIWKTLSAKNSPSA
- a CDS encoding RsmD family RNA methyltransferase; this encodes MRPTTGKVMLALFNILGQLDGRSFLDLFSGSGQIAAEAEARNARFVCCVESDRKRYARIVKTVPEEVKCLCMDVRRAVSRFVKNGENFDIIFADPPYNLGWGKEFPHLIESNDAVLAKGGVVILERSDREEAADLDPVKWEMEDRVYGGTILTFYRRRGA
- the coaD gene encoding pantetheine-phosphate adenylyltransferase, which encodes MIRAVYPGSFDPITNGHIYIAERGAALFDELVVAVLVNPEKHSTFSEKERQIMAQEALIHLPNVKVKSFDGLLVDFMRQEQSRIIIRGLRALSDFEYEFQLAQMNRQLAPEIETFFIVTDAKYSYLSSRGIKDAFQFGGSVRDMVPPGVFRRLRERIPPRNI
- a CDS encoding nucleotidyltransferase family protein, translating into MYTPITGIVAEYNPLHRGHLHHLKKARELSDAEAVVVVLSSDFVQRGEPALLNKRSRTEAALDSGADLVMELPLVFSAHNAGVFANAAVDILGSTGIVTHLSFGLESPGWQMDEIADILTEEPEPFKFCLKEYLKKGYSFVEARSLALDEMIPGSAEKLRGSNNNLALAYIVRIHQKKWNMVPVHVQRLGAKYHNEDIAEYSSATAVRKALAEGRIEEALAQLPPASSAIVKSAVSEGQICVGNGKLWDMLRPMLLKATPEEISRCAEIGEGIEYRLREAALRCTSFEEWSSVCSSRRYPRGRIQRHGIHFLLGLEHWTNRAFQRIGPAYIRVLGMNDIGRKLLRRMRTKATLPVITRCGAAASISEYAGKMMDYECLGAELWQQMIPSGVYGKEHTRKIIIRKT
- a CDS encoding acetate kinase; this encodes MKILVLNCGSSSFKYQLIDMDGEAVLANGLVERIGIAGSKIKHTKMGKKPVSRNVDFPTHTTAIKYVLDMLVDAEYGALRNLDELSAVGHRVVHGGEKFTASVLITPEVIKGIEEVIHLAPLHNPANLQGIRALMEVLPGVPNVAVFDTAFHQTMPPKAYIYGIPFKYYEEDRVRRYGFHGTSHFYVANRAAEILGKQIGSLKIVTCHLGNGSSITAVDGGKSVDTSFGYGTAEGVIMGTRSGNLDPSVMIFLMERLKDPKLVNNEVQKKSGLLGISGISSDLRDIEDAAANGNQRAKLAQDKLIYDVKKYIGSYSAAMGGIDVLVFTAGIGENGVEFRKEVCEGLEFMGIKIDSEKNNCRGKEVIFSTPDSHVTVMVVPTNEELVIARDTKRCSEAAK